One region of uncultured Fibrobacter sp. genomic DNA includes:
- a CDS encoding MATE family efflux transporter: MQVKDRSLLSLSWPLFITFGIGTIQPMMDSWFLSRTSETAAAGVGALMPILGALFMAILAFAQAGASIASQFIGAERPRQAATTQTMVLVGSLLLGIAITLVVIPLADNIVSWMGLTGDAALHARDFLHVVSIGFAFRALQSTLTALIATHGLTIWNLFGNIITIISNAAMNVVFLNGYLGLPKMGVKGVALATMLSWLIASAILFLVHHFKIHHKIRSTDFMRSRIILPDWIRIGFPAAVEPVSFQLFQVVLTALVVHLGITAMTARIFSANFAMIAVIFSVGLSSGNQILVAHLVGAHDFAKANRRLHQSLIAGSASGLLIAIAVALFGEQLLSFYTADPEVIRLGRLCLWCDVVLQPFKAANMVITSALRASGDSKFPAIVGSSMMWTCGLGTALLLAFVLDLGLVGIWLGMAADEFYRSIVNYIRWRGGKWKKSGVV; this comes from the coding sequence ATGCAAGTCAAGGACCGTTCCCTACTGAGCCTCTCGTGGCCTTTGTTCATCACCTTCGGTATCGGCACCATACAGCCGATGATGGACAGCTGGTTCCTGTCGCGCACATCCGAAACAGCGGCGGCGGGCGTGGGGGCACTCATGCCCATCCTGGGCGCCCTCTTCATGGCCATTCTGGCGTTCGCCCAGGCCGGGGCGAGCATCGCCTCCCAGTTCATCGGCGCAGAACGCCCTCGGCAAGCGGCCACCACACAGACCATGGTCCTCGTCGGGAGCCTGCTCCTCGGCATAGCCATCACGCTCGTCGTCATCCCGCTTGCCGACAACATCGTGAGCTGGATGGGACTTACCGGCGATGCCGCCCTCCACGCCCGCGACTTTTTGCACGTGGTCTCCATCGGTTTTGCATTCCGAGCACTGCAATCAACGCTCACGGCGCTTATCGCCACGCACGGGCTCACCATCTGGAACCTCTTCGGCAACATCATCACCATCATCTCGAATGCCGCGATGAACGTCGTGTTCTTGAACGGCTATCTCGGCCTCCCGAAAATGGGAGTCAAGGGAGTCGCTCTCGCGACCATGCTCTCTTGGCTCATCGCCTCGGCAATCCTTTTCCTCGTCCACCATTTCAAAATCCATCACAAAATCCGCAGCACCGACTTCATGCGTTCCCGCATCATCCTGCCCGACTGGATACGCATCGGGTTCCCTGCCGCTGTCGAACCCGTCAGTTTCCAACTTTTCCAAGTCGTGCTCACCGCCCTCGTCGTCCACTTGGGAATCACGGCCATGACAGCTCGCATTTTCAGCGCGAACTTCGCGATGATCGCCGTCATCTTCAGCGTGGGCCTCAGCAGCGGCAACCAGATTTTGGTCGCGCACCTTGTCGGGGCGCACGATTTCGCCAAAGCGAACCGACGGTTACACCAGAGCCTCATCGCCGGCAGCGCAAGCGGTCTCCTGATAGCGATAGCCGTCGCCCTGTTCGGGGAGCAGTTGCTCAGTTTCTACACGGCCGACCCCGAAGTCATCAGACTGGGCAGGCTCTGCCTTTGGTGCGACGTGGTCCTCCAGCCCTTCAAGGCGGCTAACATGGTCATCACGTCTGCACTCCGCGCCTCGGGCGATTCAAAGTTCCCCGCCATTGTGGGGTCTTCCATGATGTGGACCTGCGGCCTGGGCACAGCGCTGCTGCTCGCCTTCGTCCTGGACCTCGGTCTCGTGGGCATCTGGCTGGGCATGGCCGCCGACGAATTTTACCGTTCCATCGTCAATTATATCCGTTGGCGCGGTGGAAAATGGAAGAAATCCGGCGTCGTCTAG
- the rimM gene encoding ribosome maturation factor RimM (Essential for efficient processing of 16S rRNA) — translation MSDSPEFITVCQLMRTHGVKGHIKAMPLTHDITRHKSLKAVAVKKTNGEILDLEIEESRQAGNLWLLKFKGIDTPEAAKFLVNADVMIPESERLPAPEGEYYIDDLVGFRVKTEDGREVGEVLEVQELMTVDAFHIQFDPDMQQEFSKKSILAPWIDDCVKEVDEQGRFIVCDADYLKSLCPEER, via the coding sequence ATGTCTGATTCTCCCGAATTCATCACCGTCTGCCAGCTCATGCGCACGCATGGCGTCAAGGGCCATATCAAGGCGATGCCTCTGACCCACGACATCACGCGCCACAAGAGCCTCAAGGCCGTGGCCGTGAAAAAGACGAACGGAGAAATTTTGGACCTCGAAATCGAGGAATCCAGGCAGGCCGGCAATCTCTGGCTGCTGAAGTTCAAGGGAATCGACACCCCCGAAGCAGCGAAGTTCCTGGTGAATGCCGACGTGATGATTCCGGAATCGGAAAGGCTTCCCGCACCCGAAGGCGAATACTATATCGACGACCTTGTCGGTTTCCGCGTCAAGACGGAAGACGGGCGCGAAGTCGGCGAAGTGCTCGAAGTGCAGGAACTCATGACGGTCGACGCGTTCCATATCCAGTTCGACCCGGACATGCAGCAGGAATTCAGCAAGAAATCCATCCTCGCCCCGTGGATAGACGATTGCGTCAAGGAAGTCGACGAGCAGGGCCGGTTCATTGTCTGCGATGCGGACTACCTCAAATCCCTGTGCCCGGAGGAAAGATGA
- the rpsP gene encoding 30S ribosomal protein S16, which produces MATVIRLARFGKRHNPIYRAVVIDNRKARDDSFIEQVGFYNPNTKVPEIRFDQEKVLKWLKTGAQPSDTVRNLLKKAGIMELFHEIRAGRSIEGKVATPRAEKAKKAKLGPKALAKIEAEKAAKEAAAAEAAAAAAAAAEAPAEAPAEA; this is translated from the coding sequence ATGGCAACCGTTATCCGTCTCGCTCGTTTCGGCAAGCGTCACAACCCCATCTACCGCGCCGTGGTTATCGACAACCGTAAGGCCCGCGACGATAGCTTTATCGAACAGGTGGGTTTCTACAACCCGAACACCAAGGTGCCCGAGATCCGCTTCGATCAGGAAAAGGTCCTGAAGTGGCTCAAGACTGGCGCTCAGCCGTCTGACACCGTCCGCAACCTCCTCAAGAAGGCCGGCATCATGGAACTCTTCCACGAAATCCGCGCTGGCCGCTCTATCGAAGGCAAGGTCGCTACTCCGCGTGCCGAAAAGGCCAAAAAGGCTAAGCTCGGTCCTAAGGCTCTCGCCAAGATCGAAGCCGAAAAGGCCGCCAAGGAAGCCGCTGCTGCTGAAGCTGCTGCCGCCGCAGCCGCTGCCGCTGAAGCCCCGGCCGAAGCTCCTGCCGAAGCATAA